One segment of Lytechinus pictus isolate F3 Inbred chromosome 13, Lp3.0, whole genome shotgun sequence DNA contains the following:
- the LOC129274365 gene encoding uncharacterized protein LOC129274365, which translates to MASKFSLGSIEGVVCEEVDCDSFTDVTFYVKEKKKLCHDCALKKECIGIARKGGLVLYCEKHDKIMDLYCKSHDKALCVSCAMIDHHGQHCIRQDIEDALLEIKANLCILTKTAMDKLELCRVYGKQICQSRPTADEHLQTIENEVDSEVVKAFERDRARESEYDDKIDKEIDARNQKLQEEILRIQNKIKRNNEERMKRHEENSSNAEKRRQLISDKQRILHADIQHVAQEIERKIGELEKSWQDDTKSIEKAKETLDRILEDDKNIVRDGLCVHASVSEELKKQLNEGEVKEINRVVSGVRFVKGVGREKYDGRIDGYDGEWKLIDTINVKDKLTFPRIVGCIDKAMVRDATIDRHTYMLDLSSKGTQRVINGCETSWVFSCATLNDDKVVCGRYIKGCRGRNLPGCISIYDRQWNHINDVTIPRNTMHNDTWVHVATDQDGMIIAAESGQSKIYVINPADGKIISTIKCKEKIAMRDVLSSGHIIAQPWPRDRKAFIIDRRGTQKNIPHSDVILNVCVDSMTDDLYVVTSNDEYKTCVIDQVMSEGDMEKRRVASFPLSNTLRYGSSHLVASSVIMTSSGNMVACDGENVLIFKNLFIL; encoded by the coding sequence ATGGCGTCTAAATTCAGTCTTGGCTCAATAGAGGGCGTCGTTTGTGAAGAAGTCGACTGCGACTCTTTTACTGATGTGACGTTCTAcgtgaaggagaagaagaagcttTGCCATGACTGTGCCTTGAAGAAAGAATGCATCGGTATAGCACGAAAAGGTGGGCTTGTTCTTTATTGCGAAAAACACGATAAAATCATGGATCTATACTGCAAAAGTCACGATAAAGCTTTGTGCGTTTCATGCGCGATGATAGATCATCATGGGCAACACTGCATACGTCAGGATATAGAGGACGCCCTCCTTGAAATCAAGGCAAATCTCTGCATCCTTACGAAAACAGCGATGGACAAATTAGAACTATGTCGAGTTTATGGAAAGCAGATTTGTCAAAGTAGACCAACCGCCGACGAACATTTGCAAACTATTGAGAATGAAGTTGACTCCGAAGTCGTAAAGGCTTTTGAAAGAGACAGGGCCAGGGAAAGtgaatatgatgataaaatcGACAAGGAAATCGATGCGAGAAATCAAAAACTCCAGGAGGAGATTTTAAGGATCCAgaataaaattaaaaggaaCAATGAGGAGAGAATGAAGCGGCATGAAGAAAACAGTTCAAATGCAGAGAAAAGACGACAACTGATAAGTGATAAACAACGCATTCTTCATGCTGACATTCAGCACGTCGCTCAAGAGATCGAGAGAAAGATTGGAGAGCTTGAGAAATCATGGCAAGACGATACAAAATCAATAGAGAAAGCAAAAGAGACACTGGACAGAATTCTTGAAGACGATAAAAATATTGTCAGAGATGGACTTTGTGTGCATGCATCAGTGAGTGAGGAACTAAAGAAGCAACTGAATGAGGGTGAGGTGAAAGAAATAAATCGTGTTGTATCAGGTGTGAGATTTGTTAAGGGTGTTGGGAGAGAGAAGTATGATGGAAGAATTGATGGGTATGATGGAGAGTGGAAGCTCATCGATACAATCAATGTCAAAGATAAATTAACATTCCCGCGCATTGTTGGATGTATAGACAAGGCGATGGTCAGAGATGCAACAATTGATAGGCATACCTACATGTTAGATCTTTCCAGCAAAGGCACTCAGAGAGTCATCAATGGCTGTGAGACATCATGGGTTTTCTCATGTGCAACTTTGAATGATGACAAGGTAGTCTGTGGTAGATACATCAAAGGTTGTAGAGGACGCAATTTACCTGGATGCATCAGTATATACGACAGACAGTGGAATCATATCAATGATGTCACAATACCAAGGAACACAATGCATAATGACACATGGGTGCATGTAGCAACTGACCAGGATGGGATGATCATCGCTGCTGAATCGGGTCAGTCTAAGATATACGTCATCAACCCAGCTGATGGTAAGATTATCAGTACCATCAAGTGTAAAGAGAAGATAGCAATGCGAGATGTGCTGTCATCAGGTCACATCATCGCTCAACCATGGCCAAGAGATCGCAAAGCGTTCATCATCGACAGACGGGGTACCCAAAAGAATATCCCCCATAGTGATGTCATCTTGAATGTGTGTGTTGATAGTATGACAGACGACCTCTACGTCGTGACATCAAATGATGAGTACAAGACGTGTGTGATTGATCAGGTGATGAGTGAGGGTGATATGGAGAAGAGAAGAGTAGCATCATTCCCTTTATCAAATACACTGCGGTATGGATCCAGTCATCTTGTCGCATCCAGTGTGATAATGACGTCATCGGGGAACATGGTAGCATGTGATGGGGAAAATGTTCTCATATTCAAAAATCTATTTATCCTCTAG